From the uncultured Trichococcus sp. genome, one window contains:
- a CDS encoding DMT family transporter: MTDRRKGQIGLIFVTMIWGSGFVVSAISLEYFSPYQILTMRFLLAFILMGAIFFGQLKHATKKTYLKGIGLGSILYLAFLFQTVGLVYTTPSKNAFLTAFNVVLVPFIGALFFKRKVTAPAIVGALLSIGGIAVISLTDFHSVNFGDMLTLLCALFFALQIIFTNRFVLGENIYALTTIQMGTAAVLGVIVSLARGEFVFAAAGEGYFSIFYLGTVSTMLGFLIQTASQQFTKETETAIILSMEAVFGMVASALFLREAITLRMLVGAALILAGVLVVELKPKIALTDRKSITDVQD, translated from the coding sequence ATGACAGACAGAAGAAAGGGACAGATCGGACTTATTTTTGTGACGATGATATGGGGTTCAGGATTCGTCGTGAGCGCAATATCGTTGGAGTATTTCTCCCCATACCAAATATTGACCATGCGTTTTTTATTGGCATTTATACTGATGGGTGCAATTTTTTTCGGCCAGCTGAAGCATGCGACCAAAAAGACCTATCTGAAAGGGATCGGCCTCGGAAGCATCCTTTACTTGGCTTTTTTGTTCCAGACGGTAGGGCTGGTCTATACGACACCTTCAAAGAATGCCTTCCTTACCGCATTCAATGTCGTGTTGGTGCCGTTCATAGGCGCATTGTTCTTCAAAAGGAAAGTGACGGCCCCGGCCATTGTGGGCGCGCTGTTATCGATCGGCGGCATCGCCGTCATTTCCCTGACCGACTTCCACAGCGTAAACTTCGGGGATATGTTGACGCTGCTCTGCGCTTTGTTCTTTGCCTTGCAGATCATCTTCACAAACCGGTTTGTGCTGGGTGAAAACATATACGCATTGACCACCATCCAGATGGGGACAGCCGCTGTGTTGGGAGTGATCGTATCCCTCGCTAGGGGAGAATTCGTGTTCGCTGCAGCCGGAGAAGGCTACTTTTCCATCTTTTACTTGGGAACGGTCAGCACGATGCTGGGCTTTCTGATCCAAACGGCCTCGCAGCAGTTCACCAAAGAGACGGAAACGGCAATCATCCTGTCGATGGAGGCAGTATTCGGGATGGTCGCTTCCGCGCTTTTTCTGAGGGAAGCGATCACGCTGCGGATGCTTGTCGGAGCAGCGTTGATATTGGCTGGCGTGCTGGTGGTGGAACTGAAACCGAAAATAGCCCTGACAGACCGAAAATCGATTACGGATGTCCAAGACTAG
- a CDS encoding aldose epimerase family protein gives MKVSEEIIGQAHGKDVVAYTLMNPNGISLTAMTYGATITELLMPDKNGKTENVILAMDSLDDYVTHRPYYGATIGRVAGRITKGAFDLDGTAHQVVVNEGGNQLHGGPAGLDTLVWDAEVQASADEASIHFTTIDADGANGYPGTLSVTVSYTLTSDSEWKVTYRATTDQATLFNPTNHVYFNLSGDINKPILQHELQLNSTAFAELSDENLPSGALLPAEGTPFDFRSAGKLAVAAEQNHPQTQKVAGFDHPFLLQHEDGEPDAILSDAESGRSVKMYTDQDCVVIFMHNGEVDKYTIAGNPVIQYAGITLETQALPDAINQEGFGDITLRPDEVYSAETIYKFEVQD, from the coding sequence ATGAAAGTATCTGAAGAAATAATCGGGCAAGCTCACGGAAAGGATGTCGTGGCTTATACCTTGATGAATCCGAACGGCATCTCCCTTACAGCAATGACCTACGGCGCCACCATCACGGAACTTTTGATGCCGGATAAAAACGGAAAGACGGAGAACGTTATTTTGGCGATGGATTCATTGGATGATTACGTGACGCATCGACCGTATTACGGAGCCACTATCGGCCGGGTTGCCGGACGCATCACCAAAGGGGCTTTTGATTTGGACGGAACAGCGCATCAAGTGGTCGTGAATGAAGGAGGCAATCAACTCCACGGCGGCCCGGCCGGATTGGATACGCTTGTCTGGGATGCGGAGGTACAGGCATCCGCTGACGAGGCCAGCATCCACTTCACAACAATCGATGCAGACGGCGCCAATGGCTATCCTGGAACACTTTCGGTAACGGTCAGCTACACGCTCACTTCCGATAGTGAATGGAAAGTCACTTATCGGGCCACAACCGATCAAGCGACCTTGTTCAACCCGACGAACCATGTCTATTTCAACCTGAGCGGCGACATCAACAAACCGATCCTGCAGCACGAGCTGCAACTGAACAGCACGGCTTTTGCCGAATTGAGCGACGAAAACCTTCCTTCTGGCGCCTTGTTGCCTGCGGAAGGGACCCCGTTTGATTTCCGCAGCGCAGGTAAGCTTGCGGTTGCTGCTGAGCAGAACCATCCGCAGACCCAAAAAGTCGCCGGCTTCGACCATCCGTTCCTGCTGCAGCACGAGGATGGAGAACCAGATGCGATCCTTAGCGATGCTGAATCCGGCCGAAGCGTCAAAATGTACACAGATCAGGATTGCGTCGTGATTTTTATGCATAACGGCGAGGTGGATAAATACACGATCGCCGGCAACCCGGTCATCCAGTATGCAGGTATCACTCTGGAGACGCAGGCTTTACCTGACGCCATCAACCAGGAAGGCTTCGGCGACATCACGCTCCGACCGGATGAAGTCTATTCGGCTGAAACAATCTACAAATTTGAAGTGCAGGACTGA
- a CDS encoding ROK family protein, with protein sequence MLVGGIEAGGTKFVCAVGNEKNELLERVAFPTTTPEETLEQVFAFFDRFDLAAIGIGSFGPIDVNKDSETYGHILSTPKLAWKDFDFLGAMKARYAVPMGWTTDVNGAALGESALGAAKGMKNIMYITIGTGVGAGAIVDGKILEGIGHPEMGHILVRPHEHDHYEGFCPYHGNCLEGMAAGPSIDGRLGKAGKDVEPTDAVWDYIAYYIAQALEAYTVILRPERIVLGGGVMKVPGMLDNIKGKFTKLLADYVPVPAVDDYLVTPGLGDDAGITGAIILANEVKA encoded by the coding sequence ATGCTAGTAGGTGGAATTGAAGCAGGCGGAACAAAATTTGTGTGCGCTGTCGGGAATGAAAAAAATGAGTTGTTGGAACGGGTTGCTTTCCCGACCACTACGCCGGAAGAAACACTGGAGCAGGTGTTTGCTTTCTTTGATCGTTTTGATTTAGCTGCAATCGGAATCGGTTCCTTTGGTCCGATCGATGTCAATAAAGACTCGGAAACATATGGCCATATTCTTTCTACACCAAAGTTGGCTTGGAAAGATTTTGATTTCCTGGGTGCCATGAAAGCAAGATATGCTGTTCCGATGGGGTGGACTACGGATGTGAACGGTGCTGCTTTAGGGGAATCCGCTTTGGGCGCTGCAAAAGGGATGAAGAACATCATGTACATCACAATCGGCACAGGTGTTGGAGCCGGTGCGATCGTCGATGGAAAAATACTGGAAGGCATCGGGCATCCGGAAATGGGGCATATACTGGTGCGGCCGCACGAACATGACCACTATGAAGGTTTCTGCCCTTACCACGGCAACTGCCTCGAAGGCATGGCAGCCGGTCCTTCAATCGACGGACGTCTGGGGAAAGCCGGTAAAGACGTTGAACCTACTGATGCGGTCTGGGATTACATCGCTTATTATATCGCGCAAGCTTTGGAAGCCTACACGGTCATTCTGCGTCCGGAGCGGATTGTATTGGGCGGTGGCGTCATGAAGGTCCCTGGTATGCTTGATAATATCAAAGGGAAATTTACGAAGCTGCTTGCCGACTATGTGCCGGTCCCTGCTGTCGATGATTACCTCGTGACACCAGGCTTGGGCGACGATGCCGGCATAACCGGTGCGATCATATTAGCGAATGAAGTGAAAGCTTAA